A single region of the Triplophysa dalaica isolate WHDGS20190420 chromosome 15, ASM1584641v1, whole genome shotgun sequence genome encodes:
- the stac gene encoding SH3 and cysteine-rich domain-containing protein isoform X1, which translates to MIPPANMTQEETIGKENEREEREPQSPTSISQQESKLQRLKRSLSFKTKSLRSKSADNFFQRPFEDVKFQTELLSDVSSSTGHLSTIGLSVSTPPAMSLPPPPPPLPSVIPGNLPITICSPSRAPRQMDPNAHTFLEHIFKKPHFCDMCNHMIVACQGGAGKVFGPNAKLGLRCKACKMGIHHKCLDRVGQQKCMGKLPKGFRRYSSSPLLIQEQFGCIREVMPIACGSKVDPVYETLRFGTSLAQKNKRTSGSESPQRNSTSDLGQVQEERAADSFQSQLTRKPSDNVFTSLENGAEPFHVAEMKSEDSPSNRDLKRDLLQLNTYVALFRFTPQDSQDLEMRPGDRIIVADDSNDDWWKGVIDDRIGFFPVSYTQQVKAGDRVFRCNRTFIGCKEQGQITLKEGQICVSSEDESNGFISVASGKKRGFVPCDVLENK; encoded by the exons TTGCAGAGACTAAAGCGCTCGCTCTCCTTCAAGACCAAGAGTCTCCGCAGCAAAAGCGCTGACAATTTTTTCCAGCGCCCCTTCGAGGATGTGAAGTTTCAAACGGAACTGCTCTCTGATGTCAGCAGCAGCACGGGTCACCTGAGCACCATCGGGTTGTCCGTCTCCACCCCCCCTGCCATGTCCTTACCCCCGCCACCCCCTCCGCTGCCCTCAGTCATCCCGGGAAACCTGCCCATCACAATCTGTTCTCCGTCCCGGGCCCCGCGTCAGATGGACCCCAACGCGCACACCTTTCTGGAACACATCTTTAAGAAACCTCACTTTTGTGACATGTGCAACCACATGATTGTAG CTTGCCAAGGGGGAGCAGGCAAGGTGTTTG GCCCCAACGCTAAACTGGGTCTCCGATGCAAGGCCTGCAAGATGGGCATCCACCATAAGTGCCTGGATAGAGTTGGACAGCAGAAATGCATGGGGAAACTG CCCAAAGGTTTTCGGAGATATTCAAGCTCCCCTCTGCTAATACAGGAACAGTTTGGCTGCATCCGAGAGGTTATGCCCATcg CTTGTGGCAGTAAAGTTGACCCAGTTTACGAGACATTAAGATTTGGAACCTCTCTGGCACAGAAGAACAAGCGGACCAGTGGATCAGAATCACCACAGAGAAACTCT ACCAGTGATCTGGGTCAGGTACAGGAAGAGAGGGCCGCCGACAGCTTTCAATCTCAACTTACCAGGAAACCCAGCGATAATG tttttacatCTTTGGAGAATGGAGCAGAACCTTTTCATGTTGCTGAGATGAAATCAGAAGACTCACCT TCAAACAGAGATTTAAAGAGGGACCTTCTGCAGCTCAATACTTATGTGGCTTTGTTCAGATTTACCCCGCAAGACAGCCAAGACCTGGAAATGAG ACCTGGGGATCGAATAATCGTGGCTGATGATTCTAATGACGACTGGTGGAAG GGAGTGATCGACGACAGAATAGGTTTTTTCCCAGTGTCATATACACAACAGGTGAAGGCAGGCGACAGGGTGTTCAGATGTAACCGGACCTTTATTGGCTGTAAAGAACAAGGGCAGATCACCCTAAAGGAGGGGCAA aTTTGTGTCAGCAGTGAGGATGAAAGCAACGGCTTCATCAGTGTAGCCAGTGGGAAGAAGAGAGGATTCGTGCCCTGTGATGTCCTGGAGAATAAATGA
- the stac gene encoding SH3 and cysteine-rich domain-containing protein isoform X2: MIPPANMTQEETIGKENEREEREPQSPTSISQQESKLQRLKRSLSFKTKSLRSKSADNFFQRPFEDVKFQTELLSDVSSSTGHLSTIGLSVSTPPAMSLPPPPPPLPSVIPGNLPITICSPSRAPRQMDPNAHTFLEHIFKKPHFCDMCNHMIVGPNAKLGLRCKACKMGIHHKCLDRVGQQKCMGKLPKGFRRYSSSPLLIQEQFGCIREVMPIACGSKVDPVYETLRFGTSLAQKNKRTSGSESPQRNSTSDLGQVQEERAADSFQSQLTRKPSDNVFTSLENGAEPFHVAEMKSEDSPSNRDLKRDLLQLNTYVALFRFTPQDSQDLEMRPGDRIIVADDSNDDWWKGVIDDRIGFFPVSYTQQVKAGDRVFRCNRTFIGCKEQGQITLKEGQICVSSEDESNGFISVASGKKRGFVPCDVLENK, translated from the exons TTGCAGAGACTAAAGCGCTCGCTCTCCTTCAAGACCAAGAGTCTCCGCAGCAAAAGCGCTGACAATTTTTTCCAGCGCCCCTTCGAGGATGTGAAGTTTCAAACGGAACTGCTCTCTGATGTCAGCAGCAGCACGGGTCACCTGAGCACCATCGGGTTGTCCGTCTCCACCCCCCCTGCCATGTCCTTACCCCCGCCACCCCCTCCGCTGCCCTCAGTCATCCCGGGAAACCTGCCCATCACAATCTGTTCTCCGTCCCGGGCCCCGCGTCAGATGGACCCCAACGCGCACACCTTTCTGGAACACATCTTTAAGAAACCTCACTTTTGTGACATGTGCAACCACATGATTGTAG GCCCCAACGCTAAACTGGGTCTCCGATGCAAGGCCTGCAAGATGGGCATCCACCATAAGTGCCTGGATAGAGTTGGACAGCAGAAATGCATGGGGAAACTG CCCAAAGGTTTTCGGAGATATTCAAGCTCCCCTCTGCTAATACAGGAACAGTTTGGCTGCATCCGAGAGGTTATGCCCATcg CTTGTGGCAGTAAAGTTGACCCAGTTTACGAGACATTAAGATTTGGAACCTCTCTGGCACAGAAGAACAAGCGGACCAGTGGATCAGAATCACCACAGAGAAACTCT ACCAGTGATCTGGGTCAGGTACAGGAAGAGAGGGCCGCCGACAGCTTTCAATCTCAACTTACCAGGAAACCCAGCGATAATG tttttacatCTTTGGAGAATGGAGCAGAACCTTTTCATGTTGCTGAGATGAAATCAGAAGACTCACCT TCAAACAGAGATTTAAAGAGGGACCTTCTGCAGCTCAATACTTATGTGGCTTTGTTCAGATTTACCCCGCAAGACAGCCAAGACCTGGAAATGAG ACCTGGGGATCGAATAATCGTGGCTGATGATTCTAATGACGACTGGTGGAAG GGAGTGATCGACGACAGAATAGGTTTTTTCCCAGTGTCATATACACAACAGGTGAAGGCAGGCGACAGGGTGTTCAGATGTAACCGGACCTTTATTGGCTGTAAAGAACAAGGGCAGATCACCCTAAAGGAGGGGCAA aTTTGTGTCAGCAGTGAGGATGAAAGCAACGGCTTCATCAGTGTAGCCAGTGGGAAGAAGAGAGGATTCGTGCCCTGTGATGTCCTGGAGAATAAATGA